Part of the Vigna angularis cultivar LongXiaoDou No.4 chromosome 1, ASM1680809v1, whole genome shotgun sequence genome, CTGGTGTTGCTGTTGGGGACTTGAGTGcaaagtttttattattatatatgtgcCCATAAGCATCAAAGAGTGGTAAGTCAAAATTAGGCCATCACACTGTTCCAATGGGAGCAACGATGGTTATTAGAATTTTATAGGAGATTGTTGGTTCTTTTGCATGTATGCACGtcactttatttttcttcccaTCTTTTCACTTTCAGTTTCAGAGAATGTACAGCGCCTAGGGGAAGATGAAACACTGTCGAGATTTGATGCCATGCCAtacctttctttctttctttttttatttttttattttcccttctTTTCAGCTTTCAGCCGTTACAAGGCCTCTTCATGCCTTTCCCACTCTTGTACTTTCTTTAACTCTTGTCTTCCTTCAAGACAAGTGCATATAAGCTGAGTTATGGTTCTCAGTAAAAACGTGGAACCTGCTTTGCCATAAACCTTTTAGTTTATCCCTTGTTGGAATCTCTCACCTCTTGCTCCTCCATCTCCACTTTCAGACTTACGTAAGTGAAGCttctttccttattttcttcagAACTATTTGGCAAGTTCAATGAAGGATCCAGCGGAGGATCAAGTGAAATCTAGAAGAGCCCTTCAGAGATCAAAAGACCTTAGAAGAAGAGATAGAAGAAGAGGCCAATGCAAGCAAGataaattacaagaaacaggACTTGACTCACAATTCATTTCCTCTGCTTGCAAAAGTCTTGTGTTTCCTGCCAGACCTGGCTATGGCCAGCTGGGGACAAAGTGTCTGGTCAAAGCTAATCATTTCCTGGCAGATATATCAGCTTCTGACTTGAGCCATTACAATGTAAGTCCACCTCTCTGGTAAAGATAAAATCTAGAGCAGCAAACTGATGCAAACTAGACAGACTAATAATTTGATTTGAGTCCGGGGTTTTTGCTGAGGTTATCGTGTGTGTTTTGTGAAGGTTACAATAACACCTGAAGTCACTTCTCGTAAAACAAGCAAAGCCATCATATCTGAGTTGGTGAGGCTTCACAGGAACACTGACTTGGGGATGAGGCTTCCTGTTTATGATGGAGGAAGAAATCTCTACACTGCTGGTTTGCTTCCATTTGCATACAAAGAGTTCTCCATAACATTGAGCCAGGATGACGAGGGTACTGGTGGTACCAGGTGATGATTGTTCAAGTAACTATGTCATgatgttttgttcataatgttttGTTCCTAACAGCTCCCCAAACTTTTGGAGTTTGAAAGTGGACTTTTgagttattaaagtaaaaaaaagagttttaatCACTCTTGCCAGGGAAAGAGAATTTGAAGTGGTGATAAAGTTTGCAGCTCGTGTCAGCATGCATCAATTACGTGAGCTTCTGAGTGGGAAACAAGTGGACACCCCGCAAGAGGCGCTTACTGTCATTGACATTGTATTGAGGGAGCTTGCAGCTCAGAGGTGCATTTGTGGTTGTTCTTTCGACATTGTATCCATTGCTTGCTCTTTAACTGAAGGAAGCTATTGTACTATATTCTTGTTTCAATGTTTCTTAGGTCTTATTTTGCTTGTATTGCATGTTCAGCTTCGTGTCAATTGGGAGGTTTCTCTATTCTCCGGATTTAAGAAAACCACAGCAGTTAGGTGGTGGTCTGGAATCATGGCGCGGCTTCTACCAAAGTATAAGGCCTACTCAGATGGGATTGTCCCTTAATATTGGTGAGAGTTGTACCATATATATatcttcgttttttttttttaattttacgttATCAAGGTGAGATTTTTTAATACTGTCACTGATAATAATTTGTCAACAGTAAATACTAAAacgcttcttcttctttttttcctttcgATTTTGATGCTTCTTTGTCTCAGACATGTCATCAATGGCTTTTATTGAACCACTCCCTGTAATTGACTTTGTTGCTCAAATTTTGGGAAAAGACGTGCTCTCAAAGCCACTGTCAGATGCAGATCGTGTCAAGGTATGGAGTTTACTATGGGAGCTATCAATCTTTGTAATTACAGACACTATTGTCCACACAAGTTGAATGAAATAAGTGATGCTTGCATGCCCTATGGTCTTCACTAACTCCGTCTTGACTATAGCTTGAGGAAAGACATTTGGAGTTTCAGATTGAGATTTAAAACGTAAAGTGATATATTCTGCAAGGCCGAGAGCCCCTGTGCTCCAAAGGCATGCTAATGAATGTAATGCAAAAGTTTTCTTATTCTGCTCCAAAGGCGTCAAGTAATGGTTGAGGTTGTCGATTAAATGTCTTAAATCTAGTTCGTGTTCTCGGCTATGGAAGAATTTAATTGATGAATTTTCTAGTTTAGAAACCATGAGAAATATTTAAGCAGATCTGACCAAAAAATCATTGTGGTGTCACTAATGCAGATTAAGAAAGCCTTAAGAGGTGTGAAAGTCGAAGTTACACATAGAGGAAGTTTTCGAAGGAAGTACAGAATTACAGGATTGACATCACAACCTACAAGGGAACTCAAGTAtggttttgtaacttttgcAGTCGAAAATGGAAGTTTTTAGATTTACCTCTCAAGGAATTGTTGTCTCTTTTATTCCCAACAGTTTCCCTGTCGACGAGAAAATGAACATGAAATCAGTGGTTGATTACTTTCAAGAAATGTATGgatatactattatatattcTCATCTACCCTGCCTTCAAGTAGGAAGTCAAAAGAAGGTGAACTATTTGCCTATGGAGGTAAGCTCTTCCTTCAAtttattaaacctattttttctCTTTGGACTTTATTTTTTAGTGAACAATTCGTCGTGAATCTTATCCCAGGCATGTAAGATAGTTGGAGGTCAGAGATATACAAAAGGACTTAACGAAAAGCAGATAACTTCTCTGCTGAAGGTCTCATGCCAGAGACCACGTGAACAAGAGACAGACATTCTACAGGTCATTGTCATGGATTCTTGATATCACTCTCCaacctttattttcttctttatacttttatttttgtcagAATCAATTGGGAACGGAAGAGCAGTGACATGTGTGATAAATTGCAGTTGTTTTAAGTTCACTTTTTAAGTCATTTATTCTCTTCACAACCAGAAGAATTATGTGTATTGTGGTTTGGTTTGATTAATTTATAACTTTCCCTATGTACTACCAGACActtcaagaaaataattatgaGTATAATCCCTATGTAAAGGAGTTTGGTATCAGCATTGACAACAAACTTGCATCAGTTGAAGCTCGGGTTCTTCCTGCTCCATGGGTAATTCCTATAGTTAAATTGGCCaattattttttagcttttgGCATTCTGCTGATAGTACATTTTGGCTATTCTATCTTCGAAGTTGAAATATCACGACACtggaagagagaaagaacaCTTGCCACAAGTTGGTCAATGGAACATGATGAACAAGGTTAGCTCATACACTAAAAAgttatagttataattttttaacattagaGTAAAAATGCTTGTTCCCACTTCTACTTTGTTATTTCAATGTAGAAAGTTATAAACGGAAGCACTGTAAGATATTGGGCATGTATCAATTTCTCACGAAGTATCCAAGAAATTGCTCGCGGGTTTTGCCAACAGTTGGTTCAAATGTGCCAAATCTCAGGCATGgtaaagtttcaaattttgattataCCATTTTGAGAGTAGTTTTACATTTGAGACTGCTTGTTTGAGCAGCACTAGCAACTCCCATCACTTTTCCAATTATAACCATTCTTTCTCGTTATTCTATATCATTATCAATTTATCATGCACACTTGTATacattttttcacttttcacAGGAATTTAGTCTAGATCCTGTGATTCCTATATACACAGCAAGACCTGATATGGTAAAGAAAGCCTTGAAGTACGTACATTCTGCTGTGCGAGATAAACTTGGTGGGAAAGAACTAGAGTTGTTGATTGCCATTCTTCCAGACAACAATGGCTCTCTGTATGGTATGATTCCAAGTCACTCCAATATGTCCAGTCATTAGCATCAGTTCGTGAACATAGCTACCATGGTAGAGGTGTATATAGAAATGTTAAGAGGTTCTAGTAGTACCTCACTACTAGATCACCTTTCTTTGTTTTACATGCATGTGAAAATTGGAACTTTTGCACTCTAAGAGATTCTAGTATCTTACTACACATTCCTTGTCTTTCCAAGAAAAAGAGCCTGAGCATTTTATCTTCTCCATGATCATGCCAATCGATAACTCCATACTTGCTCGCACTTAAAAATCGAATAATTGTTTCAGGTGATCTCAAAAGAATCTGCGAAACAGATCTGGGATTGATTTCTCAGTGCTGTCTTTCAAAACACGTGTTCAAGATCAATAGACAGTATCTGGCAAATGTGGCCTTAAAGATCAATGTCAAGGTCTGTTCTTAACTTAATATATACCTAAAATTATCTATGAAAATTACTATCCGAAGTAAGAGAGAGGTTACTTGCTACTCAATAATCCTCGCCCAcctttcttttttacatttttcacTTAATCTTACATATACTTTTAGTTGGGAGGAAGGAACACAGTACTTTTGGATGCCTTGAGTTGGAGGATCCCATTGGTTAGTGACATTCCAACAATAATTTTCGGAGCTGATGTGACTCATCCAGAATCTGGAGAGGACCCTTGTCCATCCATTGCTGCTGTAAGTATTTCTAAAGTCCTATAGGCTATAACTTACACCTTGCCATATATTTGGTCTTCTGATTACTGCTATTCAGGTTGTAGCCTCCCAGGACTGGCCGGAAGTAACAAAGTATGCAGGATTAGTATGTACTCAGCCTCATCGTGAGGAACTCATTCAAGATCTTTTTAAATGTTGGAAGGATCCTCATCATGGTGTAGTTTATGGTGGCATGATCAGGTACGTAGTAGCAGCCTGACGACTTTCATATTTGGATTAAGTGGAAGGTCACGCTTGCctccaaattttgttttggtttagaATAATATAGATTTTCCTCAGGTATTGACTTGATTGTCTTGTTAAGCCTGAAAATGTCTTTGTTTACATTGTTTAAATTGGCCGATGAGAAAGGTTTTTGTTAGTTCTTCCTCCAGCTTTTCCTTTTCACTTGATGGTTTTGCATTGATTACCTGTAATTATATCTTGAATCATACTATTATGTTCTATTGCAGAGAGCTGTTACTCTCGTTTAAGAAGGCAACTGGACAAAAACCACTGAGAATAATATTTTACAGGTAAGGTTGTTCAGttctaatatttgaagaaaaaaaaaaagaagtgttCTTGCAAAGGAAACTAGGGAGTTGGACATATTACGGTCATACAAGTGGAATAATGGAGGATGGTCTATATTATTTATagtcattaaatatatttacagGGATGGCGTAAGTGAAGGACAATTCTACCAGGTTTTGTTGTATGAGCTTGATGCCATTCGTAAGGTACTTGAATATATTgcagttatatttatttacattttcttgGACCATGAATGCTAGCAAAACACTCTGACCTTGTTTCATGCTTTCATTGCTAATGTGTAGGCTTGTGCATCTTTGGAACCGAGTTACCAACCTCCGGTAACATTTGTTGTGGTTCAGAAACGGCATCACACCAGACTATTCTCAAACAATCATGACGACAGAAACAGCACTGATAAGAGTGGGAATATCTTACCTggtaataaaattttacttccaTTTTCTATCGTTAGAGCATGTCACCAATCCAAGGATGTTCATGAGATCCAACAGGGCATACAACAACCTTGCTTgacaaaataatgttatttatacaACAATCCCCACACAATGTTTCTCTCTACCTCTTTCCATCGCATCGCCTAACTTTGATTTTTAATGTAGGTACCGTGGTGGATTCCAAGATCTGTCATCCGACGGAATTCGATTTCTATTTATGCAGTCATGCTGGAATTCAGGTATCATAGTGATATCTATGTGGCTTCACTAAAGGGATATGTTAGTCTTAGGTTGAACTTTGATTTTGTTCcaatacaaatacaaaaataagaTATTCGTCTCTTGTTTTATAACCAATCAAATGGGGCATCGGAGGAGGGTATAAGAAAAATGAGATGTTAAAGAATGATCTTTGTATCGGATTCACATAAATGCAATTTACAGGGTACAAGTAGACCAGCTCATTATCATGTTCTGTGGGACGAGAACAATTTCAGCGCTGATGAGATTCAATCTCTGACCAACAACTTGTGCTACACGTAAATAACCTCTCTCAATCATCTAAAACTTGTTGCTCCATTACTATGATGaaataatcttattattttGATTGTAGATATGCAAGATGTACTCGATCTGTTTCTGTAGGTAAGTCTTTTGGCTCATGAATAACATTTGTACTTGTATCAGTTGTATCATCATTTACCTGTTTTAATCTTTCATACACATtgttttaacaaaaacaaaatcttgGAATTTGGGTATTGATAATTTGTATGTTATGTGTACAGTGCCTCCTGCGTACTATGCTCACTTGGCAGCATACAGAGCTCGTTTCTACATGGAACCAGATGTTCATGAGATTGGTAAATCTCGAGGTGGTAGATCAAAAGATGAGTCAGTTCGGCCACTACCAGCTCTGAAAGAGAAGGTGAAGAATGTGATGTTTTACTGTTGAATGAGAAGCGATAGAGAGACTTCCACGTAGAGAAACAGCAGCAAATGTaggaaaaggaaattgaaattaataCAAGATGTACAACCTAACCTGctcataattcataattctcTGCATGGAATTTTTTGACCAAGTCTAGGTTGTTTTTCAGTCCTTCTAGTGCTTAGGGAAGCTTATTATGTAGAAATTACTCGTATATCGGTTTTCGAGCTTCAGAGCATGTGCTGGTGGAATTACCTTATATTTTAACATGAAGTGAAAAAAGGTGtaaaaatagtgaaattgtTAAGCACTATTGTTTGGACTAAACACTATAAGTTCATACTCCAAtccttttataaattaagtcaATTTTCTCTCAAACTCAAGATTTTAAATGTTTACTAAATAGGTCTCTTAAATAATCTCATATCTATACGTCATTAACATTAACTTttagaatttttgaaatataactGAGCCCAAGAATGCTACTTACTGAAAATTGTTAGTGGATATCTATTCTTAATATGCATAAACAACCAAAGCACCGGTGGAGGTCAAATACTCgttttgtttatgaaaatattttctgcttttactttattttcaattttagaaaactCTGTGCTTCTTATATAagcttttgaaaagaaaaaagaatatgCCAAGGAAAACCATTTATATATCACGTTGATCTAACAGGGCAGGGCTTGATTTCATAATGTATTATATGTTGGAAAgataacaaataataacaacTGGAAACAAAATCTtggttaattatttattatataaataatatgtaaaatattggaatgtatataacaaaaaaaaaatcggCAAACATCAAAGTTTTTTAAAGTGGGTAATATGAAAGCCAAAAATGACTTCCATAACTTGAAAaggtttaagaaaaaataactaCAGATTTTACAATCATTTCACATTTATGAACTCTTTAGTAATGACCTATTGTACGTGATATTGAGCATCAAATAGAGGTTCATTGAAATCTAAATTATAATCATGAGATTTACTTTCAAGTAATAAGGTAAAAATCAATAagattgttttttctttgttaagaTGAGAACTTTTGTTAAGCAAATAGAGAGTTTGATTGTTTTCTCATTAACTTTTGTTAAGCAAATAAAGAACTTggttgttttctctttcttaagaTGAAAGTGCTTTATAGTTGTGTAAGATTGTATGAGTTTCATTATATAAAGTACAATATCTAGCATTCATTATAAGATTATAGAAAATAAGGTATTTGAAGTGATATTTAgcatttattataaaaatctagaaaataaaatattacaaatgatagtgtataagtaaaattttaattaacgatttttattatataaaataatactatctctctaaaacattttctttaaaagcTCTCTACCCTCTTTGAGCATTCTAACTCGTagtaacttttaaataaaattatttaaaaatttaaaaatattttatgggtACATGTATAAAATCTTGAATTACTCTCCCAATGATAATACACTACCGCGCGTCATCATAGATATAGAAAAGGATTTGGTCGCCTATTTAGACTTTGACCTGAATAATCTCTGGTTTAATAAAGAATAATCAAGAAGGAAATCACACATCAATAACTGAATAGACAGAGGCATAATGATGGATGGATAATCAACGTTTCTCTCAGTCAATCCTTCCTAATCCCTCAAGTAATGCTCAAACAGTTTAGTCTAAGTTATTGAATTTTAGAGAATGCCAATTTTCTCAGAGAGATGTTAAAAATACCTTTCTCAAAGACAACCCACTGTTTAAACTTCAGAGGCTGAAATCTCAGAGGACTGCTTCATAGCTCTCCCAAAATAAACTGGTTTAGACCCTCCAATTCAATAATGTATAACCTGGTTATACTATTGACATGCAACTATTCTTGATATCTGTGAAAATATTACACTGCGAGGCATTTCATCTTGAAATGAAGTATCTACGTAATTTGGAAGAAACTGCAAGTCAAGTTTTGTTGTGATCTGTTTGGGAGCAGAGAGATTCACCACTAATGTTTTTCATTCACATGCCTTGCATGGTAGTACAACACAATTCCATGGTTTTATAACAGCACGAAATAATTTAGCAGAGCGGAAGTAATTGGAAGCCGAAGCCTCTTATCAGAAAACCCTCGGGGTCAATTGAGAATTGCATGGTGTTATTTCCACGTTACCAGTGCAACACCGCAGGGAATAGGGCCGCAGCCAGTGGCATGTAACAATGAGTTACATTTCCATCAAATTAATCATGAAATTTGAATAGCATTTCATGAAACCAAGCTTTTATGAGATGTTCTGGACCACAACACCAATGTCAACTGATATCTCTAGTCTCTGGTGGAAACAAGTTCTTAACAGAGTTCCTTGTCCAAAAGACAGCCAATGAGGCTTCAACTACTAGAAAAACTGAGTATCGGAAGCTTTCACCACCAAAACACAAATTCAACCACGGAAAAAAAATGGAACAACATCTATCTCTTTAGTTTTTCTAACAGatgatttataattaattctaaaagcTTAGTATATTTTGAATCAGAGATTGACAGTTGcgttaattttgaaataaaaaatcagtGCTTCGTGTATCAAACAAAGTCCATGGAGATTTGTCCAATATGAGAGGTGCTCCATATAAAAACCACTCGCCAAAAGGTTCTGTTGTGCATCATATTGGAAATGAATATcatattttcaattgaattaGCCAGTAATTGACCAAAACACTATTCTAAGAAGAATTTCAGATGCTAGTAGTAACTTAATGGTAAAGTCAGCAGCTGCAGGGTAGAAGAAAATAGATCAAATATTTAAAGTACAATACCAAGGTAGACGTTACGGTCCCTAAATCATGCGCCATATAGCTTCCCAATATCAACATTTAAACGATTGGGTTTCTCAACAACACttctttgtattttgttttaacaACATCTACTTTACCTTTTCTCAGTCGATCCCATTTGCCtaaggaagaaaatgaagagaaatAATTTGAAGTGGTGGAACTGGCTATACTATTTTCTCACATGTTTATGCtcgtttttctatctctttcataattctttatttctcatttatttCCACTTTACTAACTTATTTCCATCTCatctatttctcttttctcagCCAAACAAAACATTAGGTTGTGGGATTTCAGCTTAGTAATTGGCATCAAGTTGTGTTGAATCACACACAAGGGGTGTAACTAACTCGGTTAAAGGTGGACTAAGAGTCTACTTAGATAAATTTCTTAAACAACACTTCAAAAAATAAGAAGGAAAACGAAATTTATAACTTAGAATTATAGAAGAACcttatttcactttatttacTTATTTCCTTGTTGAGAAGTCTATCAAAACAAGACCTAAATCTCACTTAGCAGAAATCCGAAAGAAAACAGGACGCAGGTTTTTCAGACAATTTAGGGCCAGTAATTAACGGAGCACATGGTCCAAACAGAGCCAAATTTgctaaaacaaaagaagaaattgacAAATCTGGCCTAAATCTATAACTCGGGGTCGTTGGGGGAAATAACTAGCTTTACTAAGTTTAAAGTTATTGCTCATCAGTCTGGAAGTACGATGATTATATTATTCTGAAAGTTGATACAGATGAATATCACAGTTCGTTCAGAAACAAAAGCATAGCATTGGCACGTGAATTATTCAATACTACACCCTACCTAGATAGCAAAGTGCCGAAGATGGAGACCATGGAAATGAAACAGCCAGCCATGTATTAAAATCACAACAACAGGAAAACTGGGAGAAGAAAGTATGCAAGCAAAATTGAAATTCCACATCGTTGTGAAAACAATTTCTCACATTACATAAAATTTCCCTAACGTTGTTAAAATAAGACAATAATTATACAGTCAATGCAGCTTAAACACGAAACAAGTGGTACAAATGCTCATCTAGAGATAAGCTTACCCATCCCATCACTCTCACCTGCAAAATCATCATCATCGCCGCCGCCGCCAATGCCACCACCTTTGTTGTTTTCGATATCCAACTGCTTGGGCTGGACCGGAGCACTCACAGGCCCAGTAACGGACTGCTGATAGAGAACCCCTCCAACAATGGTGAAAAGCAAACAAACCAACCCAACAGGGCTAGCGTGCTTATCCCAAATGAGGACGTTGATCGCCACGGTGAGGAACTTGTTGACCACACCGGTGACGGTGAACGCCGTGGCCGAAACGGCCCTCCTAGCGGCGAAGCCAAAGAAACTGATGAGCAATCCGAAGAGGCAAGACAATGAGACAGCGTAGAAGGCAGCAGGGTCAAAGATGCCGGATCTAAGGGCGGCGAGAACCTGGACATTCTCCCCGGTGAGGAACCAGAAGAATGGCGCCATCATGAGGGAGAGCAGGTTGTTATACAAGACGAAGCCCCAGGTGTTGAGACCGAGGTTCATGACCATGTGTTTGATGTAGACCATCTCGGTGGTGATGGTGATGAGGTAGGCGAAGGCCCATGAGTAGGCGGTGAGGGTGAAGCCGGAGTCGGTGGCGACGTAGCCGACGGCGGAGGCGAGGATGAGGAGGAGGGAGAGGAAGGTGAGGTTGGAGGGGCAGGGCTGGCCACGGAAGGCCGTGTCGGCGAGGGCAACGAGGAGAGGGGTGAGGGAACGGAAGACGATGAAGGTATCGACGTTGGCGTGGCGGAGGAGGTTGGTGTTGGTGAAGATGGCGAGGTAGAAGACGAGGGCGGCGGGGAAGAATTTCTTCGCGGTGGGGATTGTGAAGGGGTCATGGTGGAGAATCCCTAGCTTCCCCAGGACGTAGACGCCGAGCGCGGAGGTGAGGTATTGGAGGGCCGTTAAGAGTCCTGGGTAGTTGAATTTGGTGATGGCGTATTTGTTGATTATGGCGAGAAGGCTCGAACACAGTGCGTAACCCACCACCACCCCGCTCGTGCTGTAGTACTGCTGCTTCCACGAATCCAATCTACCCAACGACATTCTCAAGAAATCGaatcagaagaagaagaagaagaagaagaagaagaagaagattgttGTGGAATGGGAATGGAACACCGACGCCCTAATATATAGATCTGAGAGTGTGTGAATGCTAATGGCTGTGGCATAGGACAATTATTTACTGCACCCTCTCAGCCACACTTATTTCTTCTTTCCCAGTTCAGACTTTGTATGGTACCATCCACGCAGAGGAAACAGATCTCCATATCTGCATACCTAAATTcctattatgtttttctttccttcttttcttttttctttttcttttctttcttttactaATTGAAAATACCGGAATCAAGGAGTAATAGATTTTTGGAATTCCCTTtccaacatattttttataaatcaaataatactatttcaagaaaaataaaatctacttttAATTAGTATggatttttatattatctttttcatcCTCATTCatctaaacaatttttttaatttctttcgcATTTTAGTCATTGTTAAGGAATGGTTCTTGTTCAAGGTTGCGTTGACATAATATGCGATTTcgaaaggaaataaaatatatatattcgtgATTAAGAAGCATTTCGGAATGTATACAAttggaaataagaaaaataaagttatgggtgtgctataattaattaataaacatgAAATACGAAAAATCATtgagataaattaaatattttctgtAACATTTGTTTCGTATGGAATAAAGAAATAGAGAATCAGAATGTGGTGAGGTAAAGAggtaaaagaaaagtaaattagAGTTTTGTAATATTTACTATTGAgttttttatactattatttattaaactaattgcttagtatttaatattattaattttattatttattcattagtatttaattctttttcatgTATTATTCATATTGACTATGATATATTTACTGttgactttatattttagtattgaCTGCTGACTagttattgtttattattatgattagtaattataatttattttgtattttattattttatcgttagttataatttgtagtatgttaattattattattatttatttattataccACATAACATCTAAAATTTATTCTTCACCTTTAATGATTTAATTACTATTTGCTAGTTATCATGTATTGTTTATTATacatgaaattttatatttatagtttatcatctactatttaatatttattatgttttaactattatttagtatttattggtttatgttattattatcattgacacatattaattaatatttagtattttttatttaatactttttattactattcataatttttatttattatatgtaaacTATAactcatttctttttatttacaatcattatttaattaaaattatttttaaattactaatatttttatttattactttctatttaatactcattgtttattatactatttataatttattacttatttattaattattattctttagtTTGATGCCTACAAATATTTACTCCTAAACTTCGTTTGCTGA contains:
- the LOC108323858 gene encoding protein argonaute PNH1 gives rise to the protein MKDPAEDQVKSRRALQRSKDLRRRDRRRGQCKQDKLQETGLDSQFISSACKSLVFPARPGYGQLGTKCLVKANHFLADISASDLSHYNVTITPEVTSRKTSKAIISELVRLHRNTDLGMRLPVYDGGRNLYTAGLLPFAYKEFSITLSQDDEGTGGTREREFEVVIKFAARVSMHQLRELLSGKQVDTPQEALTVIDIVLRELAAQSFVSIGRFLYSPDLRKPQQLGGGLESWRGFYQSIRPTQMGLSLNIDMSSMAFIEPLPVIDFVAQILGKDVLSKPLSDADRVKIKKALRGVKVEVTHRGSFRRKYRITGLTSQPTRELNFPVDEKMNMKSVVDYFQEMYGYTIIYSHLPCLQVGSQKKVNYLPMEACKIVGGQRYTKGLNEKQITSLLKVSCQRPREQETDILQTLQENNYEYNPYVKEFGISIDNKLASVEARVLPAPWLKYHDTGREKEHLPQVGQWNMMNKKVINGSTVRYWACINFSRSIQEIARGFCQQLVQMCQISGMEFSLDPVIPIYTARPDMVKKALKYVHSAVRDKLGGKELELLIAILPDNNGSLYGDLKRICETDLGLISQCCLSKHVFKINRQYLANVALKINVKLGGRNTVLLDALSWRIPLVSDIPTIIFGADVTHPESGEDPCPSIAAVVASQDWPEVTKYAGLVCTQPHREELIQDLFKCWKDPHHGVVYGGMIRELLLSFKKATGQKPLRIIFYRDGVSEGQFYQVLLYELDAIRKACASLEPSYQPPVTFVVVQKRHHTRLFSNNHDDRNSTDKSGNILPGTVVDSKICHPTEFDFYLCSHAGIQGTSRPAHYHVLWDENNFSADEIQSLTNNLCYTYARCTRSVSVVPPAYYAHLAAYRARFYMEPDVHEIGKSRGGRSKDESVRPLPALKEKVKNVMFYC
- the LOC108331228 gene encoding GDP-fucose transporter 1 — its product is MSLGRLDSWKQQYYSTSGVVVGYALCSSLLAIINKYAITKFNYPGLLTALQYLTSALGVYVLGKLGILHHDPFTIPTAKKFFPAALVFYLAIFTNTNLLRHANVDTFIVFRSLTPLLVALADTAFRGQPCPSNLTFLSLLLILASAVGYVATDSGFTLTAYSWAFAYLITITTEMVYIKHMVMNLGLNTWGFVLYNNLLSLMMAPFFWFLTGENVQVLAALRSGIFDPAAFYAVSLSCLFGLLISFFGFAARRAVSATAFTVTGVVNKFLTVAINVLIWDKHASPVGLVCLLFTIVGGVLYQQSVTGPVSAPVQPKQLDIENNKGGGIGGGGDDDDFAGESDGMGKLISR